The following proteins are encoded in a genomic region of Zea mays cultivar B73 chromosome 9, Zm-B73-REFERENCE-NAM-5.0, whole genome shotgun sequence:
- the LOC100275199 gene encoding uncharacterized protein LOC100275199 (The RefSeq protein has 1 substitution compared to this genomic sequence) — protein MEDHHMDRRISKEAGEETKLTRSFRYEDYSTRRVFLRSYPLQWDWSPSRDDDDDDKQDGQDAADGDECCGSRRWKSKMVAAVTEWGEDKLLLLRRAKKRLALYLIGCHHHGRRALPFPSASPAGSCTVAMMLASR, from the coding sequence ATGGAGGATCATCACACGGACAGGAGGATATCCAAGGAGGCCGGCGAGGAAACGAAGCTGACCAGGAGCTTCCGCTACGAGGACTACAGCACCAGGCGAGTCTTCCTGCGCAGCTACCCGCTGCAGTGGGACTGGTCGCCCTCgcgggacgacgacgacgacgacaagcaGGACGGCCAGGATGCCGCCGACGGCGACGAGTGCTGCGGCAGCAGGCGGTGGAAGAGCAAGATGGTGGCGGCCGTCACGGAGTGGGGGGAGGACAAGCTGCTGCTGCTACGCAGGGCCAAGAAGCGCCTCGCGCTCTACCTCATCGGCTGCCACCACCACGGTCGCCGCGCGCTGCCCTTCCCGTCAGCCTCACCCGCCGGATCATGCACCGTCGCCATGATGCTCGCCTCCAGATGA
- the LOC100275199 gene encoding uncharacterized protein isoform X1 yields MEDHHTDRRISKEAGEETKLTRSFRYEDYSTRRVFLRSYPLQWDWSPSRDDDDDDKQDGQDAADGDECCGSRRWKSKMVAAVTEWGEDKLLLLRRAKKRLALYLIGCHHHGRRALPFPSASPAGSCTVAMMLASR; encoded by the coding sequence ATGGAGGATCATCACACGGACAGGAGGATATCCAAGGAGGCCGGCGAGGAAACGAAGCTGACCAGGAGCTTCCGCTACGAGGACTACAGCACCAGGCGAGTCTTCCTGCGCAGCTACCCGCTGCAGTGGGACTGGTCGCCCTCgcgggacgacgacgacgacgacaagcaGGACGGCCAGGATGCCGCCGACGGCGACGAGTGCTGCGGCAGCAGGCGGTGGAAGAGCAAGATGGTGGCGGCCGTCACGGAGTGGGGGGAGGACAAGCTGCTGCTGCTACGCAGGGCCAAGAAGCGCCTCGCGCTCTACCTCATCGGCTGCCACCACCACGGTCGCCGCGCGCTGCCCTTCCCGTCAGCCTCACCCGCCGGATCATGCACCGTCGCCATGATGCTCGCCTCCAGATGA